In the Desulfovibrio sp. genome, one interval contains:
- a CDS encoding efflux RND transporter periplasmic adaptor subunit, with amino-acid sequence MFGEQHRKVQAATMACRLLKMLAPCFVMLLVWGCNADNQQGDGHAEVIYKTVVAERVTLSSVLPGRVSAAVMSEVRPQVDGIIQQRLFEEGGNVTKGQVLYQIDPAQYQAAYNTAKASLEEAIAAAVALRLKEERYRRLINEKAISQQEFDDAISNHAQARARVARARATLETAAINLAYTQIKAPVAGRIGRSAFTPGALVTANQSAPLAVIQQTENVYVDINQSSLDMLRLRRQWAQNTVVRNEGSAKVHLLMEDDTPYTLTSDYQSVPPRWIEGELLSSEITVGQSTGNVNLRAVFPNPEGLLLPGMYVKATIEEGVVENAILVPQSAIVSDNSGAAHALVLEKNASGADLFIVKRRAVTLDRAQGKNWLVRSGLRPGDAIVVVGLQRAIPDEVVKGLPQQADTVSLSFRKPAQAD; translated from the coding sequence ATGTTTGGTGAACAACACCGCAAAGTTCAGGCGGCAACAATGGCATGCCGTCTGTTGAAAATGTTAGCCCCATGCTTTGTCATGCTGCTCGTTTGGGGTTGCAATGCAGATAACCAGCAAGGCGATGGCCATGCGGAAGTAATATATAAAACCGTTGTTGCTGAAAGGGTTACGCTATCCAGCGTTTTGCCCGGCAGGGTATCCGCTGCTGTGATGTCCGAGGTTCGGCCTCAGGTAGACGGCATCATACAGCAACGACTGTTTGAAGAGGGGGGCAACGTGACCAAGGGGCAGGTTCTGTACCAGATTGATCCTGCCCAGTATCAGGCCGCCTACAACACGGCCAAGGCCAGCCTTGAAGAAGCAATTGCCGCCGCTGTTGCCCTGCGTTTGAAAGAAGAGCGCTACCGCCGCCTCATTAATGAAAAGGCGATCAGCCAGCAGGAATTTGATGATGCGATTTCCAATCATGCCCAGGCCAGGGCCCGCGTTGCCCGGGCCAGGGCGACACTGGAAACAGCCGCCATCAATCTGGCCTATACGCAGATCAAGGCCCCCGTTGCCGGTCGCATCGGGCGGTCTGCCTTTACTCCCGGCGCACTGGTAACTGCAAACCAGTCTGCGCCGCTGGCAGTCATTCAGCAGACGGAAAACGTCTACGTGGATATCAACCAGTCGAGTCTGGACATGCTGCGGCTGAGGCGGCAGTGGGCGCAAAATACCGTTGTGAGGAACGAGGGCTCGGCGAAGGTGCATCTGCTGATGGAGGACGATACGCCGTACACGTTGACGAGCGATTATCAGTCTGTTCCTCCCCGCTGGATAGAGGGTGAATTGCTGTCATCAGAAATTACCGTGGGGCAGAGCACCGGCAATGTTAACCTGCGGGCGGTGTTTCCCAATCCTGAGGGCCTGCTTTTGCCCGGCATGTATGTAAAGGCGACGATTGAGGAAGGCGTGGTTGAAAATGCCATTCTTGTGCCGCAAAGCGCGATAGTTTCAGATAATTCAGGGGCGGCTCATGCGCTGGTGCTGGAAAAGAACGCCTCTGGTGCTGACCTTTTTATCGTTAAGAGGCGCGCCGTAACCCTGGACAGGGCACAGGGCAAAAACTGGTTGGTGCGGTCTGGCCTCAGGCCTGGGGATGCCATTGTTGTTGTTGGCTTGCAGAGGGCGATTCCTGATGAGGTTGTCAAAGGCCTGCCGCAACAGGCAGATACTGTTTCCTTGTCGTTTCGCAAGCCCGCACAGGCAGACTGA
- a CDS encoding MerR family transcriptional regulator — MKYLTTGEFAKLCGTSKDTLIFYDRQGLLKPSDVNGKKYRRYTLDQYFDYDLINMLKETGSSLAEIKEHLAHREPARMLQLFQQKKIKLDQEKKRIAQRARLVDELIVMTKDAISTKYGIFEIVEMKEQTLELMRIDATVQESEEDCVSSLVEVNRYFEKQNRLPTGPFGILTSRADVLSRNYFAGFFFCGASRQTPKADLHIKPKGRYATIAHLGDIKSHKQAYIEFINKIENENYKILSGVYAYDLIGYIISDAETSSYGMRYCVLVE; from the coding sequence ATGAAGTACCTAACGACAGGTGAGTTTGCAAAACTGTGTGGAACCTCAAAGGATACGCTGATCTTCTACGACAGGCAGGGGCTTTTGAAACCCTCAGACGTCAACGGCAAAAAGTATCGCCGCTATACACTGGACCAGTATTTTGATTACGATCTCATAAACATGCTTAAGGAAACCGGCAGCTCTCTTGCTGAAATCAAAGAGCACCTGGCGCACAGGGAACCAGCCAGAATGCTGCAGCTCTTCCAGCAAAAAAAGATAAAGCTTGATCAGGAAAAGAAACGGATCGCCCAACGCGCCCGGTTGGTGGATGAGCTTATCGTCATGACGAAAGACGCCATCAGCACCAAATACGGAATTTTTGAAATCGTAGAGATGAAAGAGCAGACGCTGGAGCTGATGCGCATAGACGCGACAGTTCAGGAAAGTGAAGAAGACTGTGTTTCTTCGCTTGTGGAAGTTAACCGCTACTTTGAAAAACAGAATCGCCTTCCTACCGGCCCGTTTGGCATTCTTACCTCGAGGGCCGATGTTCTTTCCCGCAACTATTTCGCCGGTTTTTTCTTTTGCGGCGCGTCAAGGCAAACACCAAAGGCCGACCTGCACATAAAGCCCAAGGGCAGGTACGCCACCATTGCCCATCTGGGCGACATCAAATCGCACAAACAGGCCTATATAGAATTTATCAATAAAATTGAGAATGAAAATTACAAAATATTGAGCGGCGTCTACGCATACGACTTGATAGGTTACATCATTTCAGATGCTGAAACGTCCTCATACGGCATGCGCTATTGCGTGCTTGTAGAGTAA
- a CDS encoding carboxymuconolactone decarboxylase family protein, with translation MYRQRLVFLLAASFFTLCHWGQAMAQDHAEMLNEKQRSIAIIAAFTATGNLERLKPALQEGLNAGLTVNEIKEILVQMYAYAGFPRSLNGLALFSDTLDARKAQGIEDPQGAEARPVPAMDRNAYGAQMRAHLTGRKEDISNQKWQQFSPVIDTFLKEHLFADIFARDVFDEKCRELATIGALAAMQGTRPQLQSHLGMSLNIGLTPPQLRDFASLIETHVGTQEGITAREALGAVLKAREQK, from the coding sequence ATGTACAGGCAGCGTCTGGTGTTTTTGCTGGCAGCATCCTTTTTTACACTTTGCCACTGGGGGCAAGCCATGGCTCAAGACCACGCTGAAATGCTCAACGAAAAACAGCGCAGCATTGCCATCATTGCCGCATTTACGGCTACCGGCAATCTGGAACGGCTTAAACCGGCACTGCAGGAAGGACTGAATGCGGGTCTGACCGTCAATGAAATCAAGGAAATTCTGGTTCAGATGTACGCTTACGCAGGTTTTCCACGCAGCCTGAACGGCTTGGCCCTGTTTAGCGACACGCTTGATGCACGGAAAGCCCAAGGAATTGAAGACCCCCAGGGCGCTGAAGCTCGCCCCGTCCCCGCAATGGACAGGAATGCATACGGGGCACAGATGCGGGCACACCTGACAGGCAGAAAAGAAGACATTTCAAACCAGAAGTGGCAGCAATTTTCGCCAGTTATAGACACTTTTCTTAAAGAGCACCTGTTTGCCGACATATTTGCCCGCGACGTGTTCGACGAAAAATGCCGCGAGCTTGCAACTATCGGAGCTCTCGCCGCCATGCAGGGAACACGCCCACAGCTGCAGAGCCATCTCGGCATGTCACTCAACATCGGGCTGACGCCGCCGCAGCTTCGGGATTTTGCCTCCCTGATTGAAACCCACGTCGGCACACAGGAAGGAATAACCGCAAGGGAAGCTCTGGGTGCGGTTCTGAAGGCCCGTGAACAGAAGTAA
- a CDS encoding cupin domain-containing protein yields MSDKATIDGIFACGPENTAYARYFVGQSYLNILSREGVHIANVTFEPGCRNNWHIHNAAKGGGQILLCTAGHGWYQEWNKPAQALRPGDVVHIAAGVKHWHGAASHSWFSHLAVEVPGEDASNEWLEPVAAADYAALG; encoded by the coding sequence ATGTCTGACAAAGCAACTATTGACGGCATTTTTGCCTGTGGCCCCGAAAACACGGCTTATGCCCGGTATTTTGTGGGCCAAAGCTATCTGAACATACTCTCCCGAGAAGGTGTCCATATCGCCAACGTCACCTTTGAACCCGGCTGCCGCAATAACTGGCATATCCACAATGCGGCCAAAGGAGGCGGGCAGATACTTTTGTGCACGGCCGGGCACGGCTGGTATCAGGAATGGAACAAGCCTGCCCAGGCTTTGCGCCCCGGCGACGTGGTGCATATTGCCGCTGGAGTCAAACACTGGCACGGCGCAGCCAGTCACAGCTGGTTTTCGCATCTGGCGGTGGAGGTGCCGGGTGAAGACGCCTCCAACGAATGGCTTGAGCCTGTCGCAGCAGCTGACTACGCCGCGCTTGGGTAA
- a CDS encoding multidrug effflux MFS transporter codes for MNSSTTAGNDVKVVTSALFMSILGALMAFTSLSTDIYLPAMPAMAHELSGDAEYTITGFLVGFAIAQLVWGPISDSLGRKLPLFVGMLIFAIGAAGCAMSYSITQIVSWRVVQAFGACTGPMLARAMIRDLFSRTRSAQMMSTLMIIMAIAPIVGPLLGGQLIRISSWHSIFWLLTAIGALMFISLLWLPETLPAEKRTSTSVGNAFNNYLFLLKHGVFMRFTLCVTFYYVAAYAFIAGSPQVYISYYNVDPQHYGWLFALNIAGVMAVSFFNRFLVIRFSLRRLLQIATGIAFLAMAAMAALNMAEPHRMLVIVGMVFIFFSMNGIVAASATAAALDEVPHIAGSASALIGSLQYGSGIVSSLLLAAFNDGTPATMIWIMLFFTAAALLTVAGKNKKYA; via the coding sequence ATGAACAGCTCCACAACCGCTGGCAATGACGTCAAAGTCGTCACCAGCGCCCTATTTATGTCTATTCTTGGCGCATTGATGGCGTTTACGTCACTGTCCACAGATATCTATCTTCCGGCAATGCCCGCCATGGCCCACGAGCTTAGTGGTGACGCAGAATATACCATCACAGGCTTTCTGGTGGGCTTTGCCATTGCGCAGCTGGTTTGGGGGCCCATCAGTGACAGTTTGGGCCGCAAGCTTCCGCTTTTTGTCGGCATGCTGATTTTTGCCATAGGTGCTGCGGGCTGCGCCATGTCCTATTCCATCACGCAAATCGTCAGCTGGCGGGTTGTGCAAGCTTTTGGCGCATGCACCGGCCCCATGCTGGCCCGGGCAATGATTCGTGATCTTTTTTCACGCACACGTTCGGCGCAAATGATGTCCACCCTGATGATCATCATGGCCATAGCGCCGATTGTTGGGCCACTGCTGGGGGGGCAGCTTATACGGATCAGCAGCTGGCACAGCATATTCTGGCTGCTGACCGCAATCGGCGCTCTGATGTTTATATCGCTCTTATGGCTGCCAGAGACCCTGCCTGCAGAAAAAAGGACGTCGACCTCTGTGGGCAATGCTTTCAACAACTATCTGTTTCTGTTGAAGCATGGCGTATTCATGCGCTTCACGCTTTGCGTTACGTTTTATTATGTCGCTGCGTACGCCTTTATTGCCGGGTCACCACAGGTTTACATCAGCTATTACAATGTAGACCCTCAGCACTACGGCTGGCTTTTTGCTCTGAACATTGCCGGGGTTATGGCTGTCAGCTTTTTCAACCGCTTTCTGGTCATCCGATTTTCCCTGCGCCGCCTGCTGCAGATCGCAACGGGCATTGCGTTTTTGGCAATGGCTGCCATGGCGGCATTAAACATGGCCGAACCACACCGCATGCTTGTCATTGTGGGGATGGTTTTCATCTTCTTTTCAATGAACGGCATTGTTGCCGCTTCGGCCACCGCCGCAGCTCTGGATGAAGTGCCCCACATTGCAGGGTCGGCTTCGGCATTGATCGGGTCCCTGCAGTATGGAAGCGGCATTGTTTCCTCACTGCTGCTAGCCGCGTTCAACGATGGCACACCGGCAACGATGATCTGGATCATGCTGTTTTTTACGGCAGCGGCACTGTTAACCGTTGCTGGAAAAAACAAAAAATATGCATGA
- a CDS encoding flavodoxin, whose protein sequence is MNSIMTGKNSNGSTDQSRRNLLKLAATGLLAGMVAPLVDLGSPMAAGLALQGKNVLTVYYSWTGNTRLMAGIINEMVGGDMVRIETVAPYPTEYRETTKQARKELESGFKPPLTTRLTNIDTYDVIFVGSPCWWGTIATPVISFLSGYDLSGKTLVPFMTHKGSGLGRTVAHVRELCPASAVLQGKALWGDSASKSEKEISDWLRSLNMA, encoded by the coding sequence GTGAACAGCATCATGACTGGTAAAAACAGCAATGGGAGTACGGATCAATCGCGGCGCAACCTGCTGAAACTGGCGGCGACCGGCCTGTTGGCCGGCATGGTCGCGCCGCTGGTTGACCTGGGCTCGCCTATGGCCGCAGGATTGGCCTTGCAGGGCAAAAACGTTCTTACCGTTTATTACTCCTGGACAGGCAACACCCGATTGATGGCAGGCATTATCAATGAAATGGTGGGCGGCGACATGGTACGCATTGAAACGGTAGCCCCCTACCCGACCGAATATCGCGAAACCACAAAGCAGGCACGCAAAGAGCTTGAATCGGGATTCAAGCCTCCCCTCACAACCAGACTGACAAACATAGACACGTACGATGTCATCTTTGTCGGTTCACCCTGCTGGTGGGGCACGATAGCCACGCCGGTCATCTCGTTTTTGTCCGGCTACGACCTTTCGGGCAAGACGCTGGTTCCATTCATGACCCACAAAGGCAGCGGCCTGGGCAGAACAGTTGCCCATGTGCGTGAGTTATGCCCTGCATCTGCGGTACTGCAGGGCAAGGCCCTATGGGGCGACTCGGCCAGCAAATCAGAAAAAGAAATTTCAGACTGGCTGCGCAGCCTGAACATGGCCTAG
- a CDS encoding MBL fold metallo-hydrolase, whose amino-acid sequence MIKILLCFILLLALGAGGIYLYIGQAKFGRIPQGERLNRIHQSPNYRNGEFHNREPFSLLTKDGAFSSLIKFVFRNGDNLAPAAPMPVVKTNIKELDPNQDVVVWLGHSSFFVRLNGRAILIDPVFSDHASPVWFSTRAFAGTSLYTADDMPFIDCLLISHDHWDHLDYDTVTALRPKIGQVVTGLGVGEHFARWGFSDAIVHEADWDEDVRIDDTLVIHVLTARHFSGRLLDRNKSLWVSFAMETPGRKIFYSGDSGYGQHFKAIGERFGGFDFAMLECGQYNEDWPDVHMMPEQSVQAAADLRAGAAMPAHNGKFSIAYHSWDEPFERFSNASSGKPFHLVTPRIGESVNLSGQALPHAQWWNMQNMQPTDGVKTIVIK is encoded by the coding sequence ATGATAAAAATTTTACTGTGTTTTATACTGCTGCTCGCCCTTGGTGCGGGTGGTATCTACCTGTACATCGGACAAGCGAAATTCGGCCGTATTCCCCAGGGGGAAAGGCTCAACCGCATACACCAGTCGCCAAACTACCGGAACGGCGAATTCCACAACCGTGAACCATTCAGCCTGCTCACAAAGGATGGCGCGTTCAGCAGCCTTATCAAGTTTGTCTTTCGTAATGGCGACAATCTGGCTCCTGCCGCACCCATGCCAGTGGTCAAGACGAACATCAAAGAGCTGGACCCGAATCAGGACGTGGTAGTGTGGCTTGGGCATTCATCATTCTTTGTCCGCCTCAACGGGCGGGCCATCCTGATCGACCCAGTGTTCAGCGACCATGCTTCACCGGTCTGGTTTTCCACCCGCGCCTTCGCCGGCACATCACTTTACACAGCGGACGATATGCCCTTCATAGACTGTCTGCTCATTTCACACGACCACTGGGATCATCTGGATTACGACACCGTTACGGCGTTGCGCCCCAAGATCGGGCAGGTGGTTACCGGCCTGGGCGTGGGCGAGCACTTTGCCCGCTGGGGATTTTCAGATGCCATTGTTCATGAGGCCGATTGGGATGAAGACGTGCGCATTGACGATACGCTTGTCATACATGTGCTGACGGCACGACATTTTTCTGGTCGGCTTCTGGACCGCAACAAATCCCTTTGGGTTTCCTTTGCCATGGAAACTCCGGGGCGTAAGATATTTTACAGTGGTGACAGCGGCTATGGGCAGCACTTCAAGGCTATCGGAGAGCGGTTTGGCGGCTTTGATTTTGCCATGCTCGAATGCGGTCAGTACAATGAAGACTGGCCAGACGTGCACATGATGCCCGAGCAGTCGGTTCAGGCGGCCGCCGACCTGCGGGCAGGGGCGGCCATGCCCGCGCATAACGGCAAATTCAGCATCGCGTACCATTCATGGGATGAGCCGTTCGAACGCTTCAGCAATGCCAGCTCGGGCAAACCTTTTCATCTGGTCACACCCAGAATCGGCGAATCCGTAAACCTGTCTGGTCAAGCGCTGCCTCATGCCCAGTGGTGGAACATGCAGAACATGCAACCCACAGACGGGGTCAAAACAATCGTCATAAAATAA